AGCCCCAAAATCACAACTGAACTAATTTGAAACGTAACATATCTTGAACCATACACAAGCGCTCTCCTTTAGGCTCCATCACCTCAATTAACACTTTCTGCTGTGTGTCCTGCTCTTCCTCCGGCTCCTCCTATCATCAGAATCAGATTCAGAAACTGACTCTGTCTCAGAAGATTCAGATGATGAACTGTTCCTTCTCCACCGCCTTCCcatcttttgcttctttttcttccttctgtGCCTCCTTTCCTCCTCTGAATCAGAAGATGAACTGTAATCTGAACTACTCTCCTCTGAAGAATAATCAGATCCTGTAATTGATGATGCCCCACTATCAGTGTCAAAAACCGAAGCCTCACTATCACTGCCAGAATCAGAAGCCGCTCGATGCTTCCTCTTGCTTTTCTTTGACTGCTGTTCACCCTTCTCTTCCTTAATATCTGGAATATCCAAATCGTAAGATACTGAGACCTTCATCTTCAGTTTAGGATTCTTGAGTTGTTGGGTCCTAGACGGTCGCGAGATGTAAACACGTTCATTCTTGCATTCGTATGTCCAATGCCCGGGCTGGAAACACTTCTGGCATTGTGAAGCTGCACCACTAATGGTAATTACATTCGACTTAAGGTCTTTTCGTTCACCCAATCTTACTGCCTTTTCAGTACTCATCAAATACATCTGTCTCTTCGCTTCCCTTTTCTCCTGCCATCTGCTGGGTCCTTCTTCCTTCTGCCCATAAGCATTAACGTTGCGTGCAGCAGAAGCAGCTGCCCTTTCAGCCTGAGCTCGACTAAGACCTTTTGCAGCACTCAAGGCTGCAGCCTTGATCCTTTCAGCAGCAGCCTGagctttctcttcttttttaccCGACATGTTCAAAATCACAATGTTCAAATATGAATACGGACAATTGCCTACTCCGCAAAGGCCAACTGCCTGAAGttccaagaaaatatcaatatcacaattccCAGATGCTCTAACACCCTGCATGTAAACATCAATTAGGTTATTCACATTCATCGAATATCAGTGTGCGGGTCAACCATGTCAAAAAATCTCAGAATTAAACAAGTAGTTTTTAAGTGTATCAAGAACGAAACCGGAGAAGGGCCAAAAGATAAACATTTCAATAAACTATTAAAACCAACAACAATGACCAACATTGCATAGCAGAAAGAAGTTTCAAACTGCCAAATCGATCAACAATGACCAACATTGACTAAAATCTAATATAATATAGAACTAAAACTTATTAGACGATAATTTATCTGTGATAAacaaatgttatacaagatCTCCCTCTAAAAAGTTAGGCAATTTCTATAAGAATCATTATACTATACATTATCTTGGAGCATCAAAACTTTTCTTCGTTCCATCTTTTCAACTTAATCATTCCAATGCATTACGCATTTCTTGAACAATAATATCAACCTCAGCTTTTTTTAAGTCAGGGAAACTGCAACCTAAATGATTTGCCCCTCAAACTGCTAAGGCCGACACGTTCAAGCAACATCAACATTACACTAattttttcagaaaataaaaaaagacccaAGATTTTCCACATTCACACACAATCGAACCCAAACtattaaaaggaaaagataaaGGCTTCTTCCCTACCGATCTAGCAGAAACtgttgcagagagagagagagagattaggGCAATTCAAGGAAGCACCTTTTGCAACAATAAATTTCGTACAAAAACCCTAACCAACATataacaattatataaagaaaaaaaaaacccaaaagttctataaaaataaaaaaaataaaaaaaggttacCTTCTTGCGGTTGGATTTCGCTTCGGGAGCTTGAATAAGGAACAACGCTGTTGATTTCGGTTTGGGGAAAATGGGTTTGGTTGCCTTTCTTTTAGTATAAGGATTTAGGCGGCTCAACAGAGAAAAGCAGTCgttttttgaatttatattgacacgcaaaaattaattttggcACGGCATGAATCAATATTTGATTGGTTTCGTTCATCTtcgaaaaaaaagaatatgaacGGTATCTATAAACTTTCAAATAACTCAAGCActcatttaaataaaaatttcaaacacaagaacaaatatataaattaatagtTTATATTCAAGATAAACTAGAAAGTTTGtcaattggaatttttttttttgttctttttaatctttaaaatCTGAGTTttataaccttttttttaatttaaagaaaattcaaaatgacTCAATTTCCCGcactatagaaattgtaaaatgacccctattttggtggaaattaaactcGGAAATTTGATACTCCAATTTTCACGATTTTTTTCACacgtcatttaataaatttcacGTTTAAGTTGTCAAACAAGggaattttcaatttgtcgTCTTAAATTCCCgacttttagctaaatttgaattatttttctttatccaAACAGAGGGTTAAAGTTTTGGAGGCGGTTGCCTCCTAATTTTATAGCAACTGCagaacatgtttttttttttttaaattagtttaaataGAATGTACtaatttatctttatttaattaagagCATTTGCTTTGAACATGGTCATTAACCAAAGACAATTTGTGagattttaaatgtttcaccTCCAAGGTTTTCTGtgatatataaagatattgGCACAAGCTTTAGCAAAATGAAGTGGCTAGTTATAACATAAAAGGGTTTATTCAATAgtgacat
The window above is part of the Prunus dulcis chromosome 1, ALMONDv2, whole genome shotgun sequence genome. Proteins encoded here:
- the LOC117613829 gene encoding zinc finger CCHC domain-containing protein 10-like → MSGKKEEKAQAAAERIKAAALSAAKGLSRAQAERAAASAARNVNAYGQKEEGPSRWQEKREAKRQMYLMSTEKAVRLGERKDLKSNVITISGAASQCQKCFQPGHWTYECKNERVYISRPSRTQQLKNPKLKMKVSVSYDLDIPDIKEEKGEQQSKKSKRKHRAASDSGSDSEASVFDTDSGASSITGSDYSSEESSSDYSSSSDSEEERRHRRKKKKQKMGRRWRRNSSSSESSETESVSESDSDDRRSRRKSRTHSRKC